GGTGCTCGTCGTCTCCTCGATGGCTGGAGGGTCTGGGGCGTCCATGACCCTCGATGTGTGTCGCCTCATCGCAGGAGTCAACTCGACGCCGGCGATCGACCCCCAGCTCATCTCGGTGTTCCTCTACACCGCCGAGGCCTTCGCCTCGGTACCGGCACACATGCGCTCGGGTATGCCGGGCAACACCCTGGCCATGCTGGGGGAGATCGTGGCCGCCCAGGCGGGGGCCGACGGCGCCGCGGCCGAGCTCGACCAGCGGCTCTACGAGACGCTCGGACTGACGAATCGGGCGGGGCGGGCTTTCAAGCGAGTCACCCCGATCGGCCTGCGCGCCGGCGGCTCCGGCGCGGTCTTCGGGGACGGCACCACCGAGGGAGTCTTCCGGGGGATGGGGCGCGGCCTGGCGCGCTACATCTCGTCGTCGGCCTTCGACGACTATGTCTCTTACGACATCGCCAACCAGGTCTCCATTCCGGGACGGGACATGACCAGCTGGGGCGTGGATCCCACGGACACGGCGTGGGGCTCCTTCGGCTACGCGTCGCTGAGCACCGGGCGGGACCGGTATGCCGAGTACGCCGCCCAACGCATTGCTCGGCGTTCCGTCGACCACAGCCTGGACGGATTCCGTTTGGTGGGTGACACCACCGGTGACACTCAGCGACTTGCCGACCTGTGGGCGCATCGTCAGGACAGTGAGCTGAGCAGCCTGGGACTTCCCACCTCCTCCGGCTCCCCGGTCCTGGCGGGAAGCTCGGCGGTGGACCAGGCCACGATCGACTGGTTCCTGAGTGATACGGTCTCCTCGACCGTCAACAAGTCCGTCCTGGGGGGCCACGCCAAGGACGCGGTCAAGGCCGTGCTGGCTCAACGGCCCCAGGCCGAGGGAATGCCGGTGACCGAATGGGCTGACGGGATGAACCGGTGGCTGACCACGTCCAAGGAGTCGGCCTTCATGTCCGAGCTTGAGCGCGCCAGCCTCAACTACGCGCTCAAACGAGTCGATGAGATGGCTGACCGCCTCGTGGCCACCACCCGGCAGGCGATCGCCGACCTCGGACTTCCTTACGCCCTGTATCTGTTGGGGCGGCTGCGCCAGCCCGGGGGCGTCCTGGACACGCTCATTCCTCGGGTCGCGGCGATGGAGCATCTGGCGCCCCAGCACCCCCTGTCCTTTCCCGACTCCCTCCTGAACCAGCTGCGCGGCATGGGCAAGGCCGTTCTGGGCGGAGCAGGGCTCGGGGAAGTGACCGGCAAGCTCGAGTCCGAGCTGCAGCAGTCGGCATTCCACTGGCTCAGCGCGCGAACCGCCGCTCATCTCGCCACAGCGATGCGCGACATGATGACCTCAGCCGTCAAGCCCTTGGAAGACGTCCTGGACGATGCCCGCAAGGTCCTCGTGGACGCGCGGGCGGTCCGCGCCAGCCAGCAGGGCATCGCCGACGTCACCACGGACGTCTACAGCGCATGGCCCCAGGAGCCTCAGCCCGGCCAGGCCGACGGCAGCATCGTGCCGCAGCGGTTCGCCACCGCCCACAACGAGGTCGTCCTCATGCCGGTGGAACAGTATCCCGGACGGTTCGAGGAGCACATCTCCGACGCCGTCGGCGGTGAACGCGACTTCCACCAGGCGTACTCCCGTACTGTCCAGGAGGTCCTCTCCGGGACCTGGGAGCAGGGGGCGGGGGACAAGCCCCCGGAGGATCTGCTCACCGTGACGACCGCGTGGGTCCCCGCAGGCCTCCAGGGCGCCACCGGAAGCGCCCTTCCCACACCGGCCCGGTACGAGCTGCGTCTGCGCCCCTCGGAGGTCCTGGGCCGCGCCCGAGCGTTCGTCGCACGGCGCGGTGAGGCCTTCGAGGTCTTCTGCAG
This region of Actinomyces oris genomic DNA includes:
- a CDS encoding tubulin-like doman-containing protein, which produces MHKVLVVGCGGSGARTLSYMLDQLHADLAVHGIDEVPGCWQFLNVDTPLQEEQGEAVASVSRQGGSYVACGVANGEYRVVDEALTQSVQRNGSQGLRQLATWMPRRPKDVAFPVTVGAGQFRGIGRLLVLTRLRDISQAVQSALARMVSPKAQEQAALVSQAVPGAGPAPDTTAPPLVLVVSSMAGGSGASMTLDVCRLIAGVNSTPAIDPQLISVFLYTAEAFASVPAHMRSGMPGNTLAMLGEIVAAQAGADGAAAELDQRLYETLGLTNRAGRAFKRVTPIGLRAGGSGAVFGDGTTEGVFRGMGRGLARYISSSAFDDYVSYDIANQVSIPGRDMTSWGVDPTDTAWGSFGYASLSTGRDRYAEYAAQRIARRSVDHSLDGFRLVGDTTGDTQRLADLWAHRQDSELSSLGLPTSSGSPVLAGSSAVDQATIDWFLSDTVSSTVNKSVLGGHAKDAVKAVLAQRPQAEGMPVTEWADGMNRWLTTSKESAFMSELERASLNYALKRVDEMADRLVATTRQAIADLGLPYALYLLGRLRQPGGVLDTLIPRVAAMEHLAPQHPLSFPDSLLNQLRGMGKAVLGGAGLGEVTGKLESELQQSAFHWLSARTAAHLATAMRDMMTSAVKPLEDVLDDARKVLVDARAVRASQQGIADVTTDVYSAWPQEPQPGQADGSIVPQRFATAHNEVVLMPVEQYPGRFEEHISDAVGGERDFHQAYSRTVQEVLSGTWEQGAGDKPPEDLLTVTTAWVPAGLQGATGSALPTPARYELRLRPSEVLGRARAFVARRGEAFEVFCSQSLRSFLTDETVGEHERSQRSQAVLTGLKRTLEMARPLVEISTETYRSLHNGDTPALAYTFSPIPLRNQSVAQDFLDYLDQESTIDRELVHDRVDKALGDEDVARIDVFGSYPRTLPVAYSGLLRSVRESWDRAHGSAGARDAFWRFRRARPLSGGLPFGDAERLTMVRGWWTATLAGGIERAPWGGHSDTQPVRVWDTEEQEWVAFPAPMLTPPSRMITANAWLPAVLESSLLAYLRVGEDGLQAFRPWRVLRRWADASVNEPQIAFGVSTPVDETVSTLLGRGQVDGLTPAAGIDQLTDPELRREKLLSYCDVILGDLEQNYLPGPGKADEPGHFTNYRRRSLVETTPLTIDLAQDMHDELSHVRSVVASAPPASDLGASPTSFGSGIEY